Proteins from a single region of Juglans microcarpa x Juglans regia isolate MS1-56 chromosome 5S, Jm3101_v1.0, whole genome shotgun sequence:
- the LOC121267491 gene encoding probable LRR receptor-like serine/threonine-protein kinase At3g47570, translating into MANPVACFLILHFITLFLVQSRMFNVFANAAILNITTDQSALLALKDHVSYDPHHVLTNNWSTSTSVCNWVGVTCGSKHLRVKALNLSYMGLVGTIPPHIGNFSFLVNLSMRNNSFHGSLPNELSCLYRLEYLSFGYNEFVGTIPPSLSNMTSLQLLYLSYNQLSGSIPSSIFNIFGLQEIGLRGNQLTGPMPSILVNMPSLQSIELSHNMLVGTLPMYIFDHLPNLLFFSVSSNQLHGQLPSTLYKCKQLQVLSLSVNNFNGRISPKIGNLTMLTELYLNDNNFEGTIASSLYKCKDLQVLDLAMNNFTGRILPNIGNLTMLTELYLNRNNFEGSIPSEIGNLRNLEFISTGLNGFVGPIPVEIFNISTIRTISMLYNKFSGHLPSDMGLFLPKLKKISLAENKLSGRIPNSISNASQLTQLELSHNSLSGIIPEALGNLRHLEGINLDFNNLTMGSQELSPFFYLSHCKNLRKISFSSNPLHSFLPNSVGNLSQTLQGLYLASCHIKGSIPAEIGNLSSLITLELSNNELKGPIPTTLGRLCMLQGLSLGADKLEGHIPSDLCHLKSLYILSLESNKLFGHIPTCISNLTSLRLLNLGFNQITSLIPLNFWSLTSLLEVDLSSNSLTGILPLEIGDMKVLRILNLSRNQLSGNIPITIGGLIYLTNLSLAVNQLEGSIPESFAALLSLETLDLSCNNLSGRIPNSLEALLHLKYLNVSFNNLRGKIPTGGPFVHFWSALFISNDALCGAPRLQVPPCEEGSPHRKKAIVSHLLKYLLPTIGLAMLVVVSSLAYKICKKENPEFPQQTDSYNLPTWRRISHQELVLATERFSLNNLLGEGSLGSVYKGTLLDGMDIAVKVINLRVEGALKCFDAECEVLRNARHRNLVKIISVCSNMDFKALVLEYMPNENLEKWLYSHDRCLNFLQRLKIMIDVASALEYLHYGYSAVIVHCDLKPSNVLLDVDMVAHVADFGIAKLLGDKDSMMQTMTLATLGYMAPEYGLGGVVSTRGDVYSYGILLIETFTRKKPTDDMFAGEMSLKHWVKEALPISTMDIVDASLLGNERYFIALGECISSIMGLALDCCAELPEQRTNMKIILAMLKKIKTKYLRDVEGH; encoded by the exons ATGGCCAACCCAGTAGCTTGTTTTCTCATCCTCCActttattacattatttttgGTACAGTCTCGCATGTTTAACGTCTTTGCTAATGCTGCAATTCTCAACATTACCACAGATCAATCTGCCCTTTTGGCCTTGAAAGATCATGTTTCTTATGATCCTCATCATGTTTTAACAAACAATTGGTCCACCTCTACTTCTGTTTGCAATTGGGTCGGTGTCACTTGTGGTTCTAAACATCTCCGAGTCAAAGCTTTAAACCTTTCCTACATGGGCCTTGTTGGTACCATTCCTCCGCACATTGGGAACTTTTCGTTCCTTGTTAACCTAAGCATGAGAAACAACAGTTTTCATGGTTCATTGCCAAATGAGTTGTCATGTCTTTATCGCTTGGAATACTTAAGCTTTGGATACAATGA ATTCGTAGGTACTATTCCACCATCTCTATCTAACATGACTTCGTTGCAACTACTTTATCTTTCATATAACCAACTTTCGGGATCCATACCTTCTTCTATATTCAACATATTTGGCTTGCAAGAAATTGGTCTCAGAGGAAACCAACTTACGGGTCCGATGCCATCCATCTTGGTCAACATGCCTTCATTGCAATCCATTGAACTAAGCCATAACATGTTGGTTGGTACGCTACCAATGTACATCTTTGATCATCTTCCTAACTTACTATTTTTCTCTGTGAGTAGCAATCAACTTCATGGTCAACTTCCGTCCACTTTGTATAAGTGTAAGCAGTTACAAGTTCTATCCCTTTCCGTGAATAATTTCAATGGAAGGATATCTCCGAAAATAGGGAACTTAACCATGCTTACAGAGTTATATCTTAACGACAACAACTTTGAAG GTACCATCGCCAGCTCCCTGTACAAGTGCAAAGACCTACAGGTGTTAGATTTGGCTATGAATAACTTCACCGGAAGAATACTCCCGAACATAGGAAACTTAACCATGCTTACTGAGTTATATCTTAATCGCAATAACTTCGAAG GTTCAATACCAAGTGAAATTGGTAACCTCCGGAATCTAGAGTTTATTAGCACCGGACTCAACGGTTTTGTTGGCCCAATTCCAGTCGAGATCTTCAATATCTCAACTATACGAACTATTTCAATGCTGTATAACAAATTTTCAGGCCATCTTCCATCAGACATGGGCCTCTTCCTTCCAAAGCTCAAAAAAATAAGCCttgcagaaaataaattgagCGGAAGaattcccaactccatctccAATGCTTCACAACTCACTCAGCTAGAGTTGAGTCATAACTCATTGTCGGGCATAATTCCAGAAGCACTTGGTAATTTAAGGCATCTCGAGGGGATCAACTtggattttaataatttgaccATGGGAAGTCAAGAATTGAGTCCTTTCTTTTACTTATCGCATTGCAAAAATCTTAGAAAAATATCCTTTTCATCAAATCCCCTTCATAGCTTCCTTCCCAATTCCGTTGGTAAcctttctcaaactcttcaagGACTTTACCTAGCTTCTTGCCATATTAAGGGAAGCATTCCGGCAGAGATTGGCAATCTAAGTAGTTTGATTACTTTGGAACTATCCAACAACGAATTGAAAGGACCTATTCCAACTACATTAGGAAGATTGTGCATGTTACAAGGTTTGTCCCTTGGAGCTGATAAACTAGAGGGTCATATCCCATCTGATCTTTGTCATCTAAAGAGCTTGTATATATTGTCTTTAGAAAGCAATAAGCTTTTTGGACATATTCCAACATGCATAAGCAATCTAACTTCCCTAAGATTGCTCAACTTAGGTTTCAACCAAATAACTTCCCTGATTCCTTTGAACTTTTGGAGCCTTACAAGTCTCTTGGAGGTTGACCTGTCATCCAATTCATTAACTGGCATTCTTCCACTAGAGATTGGAGATATGAAAGTCCTAAGGATATTGAATCTATCAAGAAATCAACTATCAGGGAATATCCCAATAACAATTGGTGGCCTCATATATCTAACTAATCTCTCTTTAGCGGTCAACCAACTAGAAGGTTCCATTCCAGAGTCTTTTGCTGCACTCTTAAGCTTGGAGACCCTAGATCTTTCCTGCAACAATTTATCTGGAAGAATTCCCAACTCCTTAGAAGCACTTTTGCACCTGAAGTATCTAAATGTCTCTTTCAATAATCTACGGGGGAAAATTCCTACAGGGGGGCCATTTGTACACTTCTGGTCTGCTTTGTTTATCTCAAATGATGCGCTTTGTGGTGCTCCTCGATTACAAGTTCCACCATGTGAAGAAGGTTCTCCTCACAGAAAAAAGGCCATAGTATCACATCTACTGAAGTATTTATTACCAACAATTGGGTTAGCGATGCTTGTAGTGGTTTCTTCATTAGcctataaaatatgtaaaaaagagAATCCTGAATTTCCACAGCAGACAGATTCATACAATTTACCAACATGGAGAAGAATTTCTCACCAAGAACTTGTACTAGCAACAGAAAGATTCAGTTTAAACAACTTACTTGGTGAAGGGAGTCTTGGATCAGTATACAAGGGAACACTTTTAGATGGGATGGATATTGCTGTAAAAGTTATAAACTTGCGAGTAGAAGGGGCACTTAAGTGTTTTGATGCAGAGTGCGAGGTATTACGGAATGCTCGTCATCGCAATTTGGTCAAAATCATTAGCGTTTGTAGCAACATGGACTTCAAGGCCCTTGTATTGGAATACATGCCAAATGAGAACTTAGAGAAGTGGTTATACTCTCATGATCGTTGTTTGAATTTCTTACAGAGGCTGAAGATAATGATTGATGTAGCATCAGCATTGGAATACCTTCATTATGGTTACTCAGCAGTTATTGTTCATTGTGACTTGAAGCCAAGCAACGTCTTATTAGATGTGGATATGGTTGCACATGTTGCTGATTTTGGCATTGCCAAACTCTTAGGTGATAAGGATTCTATGATGCAAACCATGACTCTTGCTACTTTGGGGTATATGGCACCag AGTATGGATTAGGAGGAGTTGTTTCTACAAGAGGAGATGTGTATAGTTATGGCATTCTACTCATTGAGACTTTTACAAGGAAAAAACCTacagatgacatgtttgcaGGAGAAATGAGCTTGAAGCATTGGGTAAAGGAAGCATTGCCCATTTCAACGATGGATATTGTTGATGCCAGTTTGTTGGGAAAcgaaagatattttattgcctTGGGGGAGTGCATATCTTCAATTATGGGATTGGCTTTAGATTGTTGTGCAGAGTTGCCTGAACAAAGAACtaacatgaaaattattttagccATGCTAAAGAAGATCAAAACAAAGTATTTAAGAGATGTCGAAGGGCACTAA